One Maylandia zebra isolate NMK-2024a unplaced genomic scaffold, Mzebra_GT3a scaffold02, whole genome shotgun sequence DNA window includes the following coding sequences:
- the LOC105940468 gene encoding LOW QUALITY PROTEIN: uncharacterized protein LOC105940468 (The sequence of the model RefSeq protein was modified relative to this genomic sequence to represent the inferred CDS: substituted 1 base at 1 genomic stop codon), protein MKNTSLLWLLILISLLSCTTNQARLTVSPSSSQFFIRAFVSLSCEEDDSSAGXTLRRNTSKQQRTQCGDGWGEAAGSSCNISYIYTSHSGVYWCESREGPISNMVNLTVTGGSVILQSPVLPVMEGDDVTLLSKTKTTPSNLPAAFYKDGSLIRKQPTGHMTIQHVSRSDEGLYKCDISGHGESPSSWITVTVIRLVCHLVVICPYFISTLVLVSLYQHRAKGNDPTVILATAANAEQRMSEDYDDIAAVTSEHQF, encoded by the exons ATGAAGAACACATCTCTGCTGTGGCTGCTCA ttctgatctcactgctgagctgcacaacaaaccaag ctcgtctgactgtgagtcccagcagTTCTCAGTTTTTTATTAGAGcctttgtgtctctgagctgtgaggaggacgacagctctgctggatagactctgaggagaaacacaagcaaacaacaGAGGACTCAGTGTGGAGATGGGTGGGGAGAAGCAGCTGGTTCTTCATGTAACATCAGTTACATTTACACATCACacagtggagtttactggtgtgagtccagagagggtcccatcagtaacatggttaacctgacagtcactg gtggatcagtgatcctgcagagtcctgtcctccctgtgatggagggagatgacgtcactctgctcagtaaaacaaagaccactccctccaacctcccagctgctttctataaagatggctccctcatcaggaagcagcctacaggtcacatgaccatccagcatgtttccaggtctgatgaaggcctctacaagtgtgacatcagcggtcatggagagtctccatccagctggatcactgtcacag TGATCAGGCTGGTCTGTCACCTGGTGGTGATCTGTCCATACTTCATCTCCACTCTCGTCTTGGTGTCTTTATATCAACACAGAGCCAAAG GAAATGACCCCACCGTCATCTTGGCAACAGCAGCCAATGCTGAGCAGAGAATGTCTGAGGACTATGATGATATTGCGGCGGTGACCTCTGAGCATCAGTTCTGA